The nucleotide window GCTGGGGGTAGCGCCGACGCAGGGAGCGAAATTGCTTCTCAGCCTTGTCGTACTTGAAGTTATAAAGGTTCTGAACAGCTCCCTCCAGCTCGGTCTGAATGTCCTTATCCAGTAGCAGCCAGCCTTTTGTATCAACAGCTCCCGGGGCTATATCCACGTTTTCGAGCTCTATCTTGCGAATAGGGGCCGAAGTACGGGTCGTATCGGGCTGCTGGGCCTGTACCACCAGAGGCAGACAGAAAAGCAACAGGATAAAACAAAGTTTTTGGATCATGGGCGCGTATGGTGGCGGGCAGGCAGGCAGCTAACACTGCCGGAAAGCCTCGCCACGGGAAAGCTAAAGTATGACTTTTATCCTAGATTTGGCCGAATAAACGTACCGCTATGGACCTTCTACGAACCTTGTGCCAATTGGCTGCTCCGGCTGGCAATGAGGCCCCAATGACTGAATTCCTTTTAAACTACATTGCCCAGCAGCAAAGCTCGTGGCGGGTGCAGCCGCAGGTACTGGCCGGGGAAGGATTTCAGGATTGCATTATTTTGGTATTTGGCCAACCCCGCACGGCAGTTTTCGCGCACATTGATAGTATTGGCTTCACGGTTCGGTACGGTCAACAATTGGTACGTATTGGTGGCCCACAGGCGGAAACGGGCTACCGGTTGGTCGGACAAGATGCACAGGGCGCCATCGACTGCACGCTCACCGTCGATGCTAAAACCGGGGAGTTGGGTTATGAGTTCACCCGGCTTATTGAGCGGGGCACCGAGCTAACATTCTACTGCGACTTTCGCGAAACCGATACTACCGTGCAGTCGTGCTACCTCGACAACCGTCTGGGCGTCTGGAATGCGCTACGGCTGGCCGAAACCCTGGAAAATGGCATCATAGCCTTCAGCTGCTGGGAAGAGCACGGCGGTGGCTCGGTGGCCTATCTGGCCAAGTACATCTACGAGCAGTACGGCGTGCGCCAAGCCCTGATTTCGGACATTACCTGGGTTACGGAAGGCGTGCACCCCGGCGAAGGCGTGGTCATCTCCCTGCGCGACTCCCTGATTCCGCGGCGCGCTTACGTCGACCGAATTCGGCGCATTGCTCAGGAATCGGGCATTCCGTACCAATTGGAAGTGGAAGGCAGCGGTGGCTCCGATGCCAAAGAACTGCAGCACGGAGCTCAGCCCTGGGACTGGTGCTTTATCGGCGCGCCCGAAGACCACGTGCATTCCCCCGACGAGCTCGTTGATAAACAGGACATTGCCAGTATGTTAGCACTCTACCAGGTGCTGATGGAAAAGCTCTGATACTGTTCTTTGTCGTTTTTGCCAAAGGCCTCCGGGAAGCTC belongs to Hymenobacter cellulosilyticus and includes:
- a CDS encoding M20/M25/M40 family metallo-hydrolase — translated: MDLLRTLCQLAAPAGNEAPMTEFLLNYIAQQQSSWRVQPQVLAGEGFQDCIILVFGQPRTAVFAHIDSIGFTVRYGQQLVRIGGPQAETGYRLVGQDAQGAIDCTLTVDAKTGELGYEFTRLIERGTELTFYCDFRETDTTVQSCYLDNRLGVWNALRLAETLENGIIAFSCWEEHGGGSVAYLAKYIYEQYGVRQALISDITWVTEGVHPGEGVVISLRDSLIPRRAYVDRIRRIAQESGIPYQLEVEGSGGSDAKELQHGAQPWDWCFIGAPEDHVHSPDELVDKQDIASMLALYQVLMEKL